In Curtobacterium sp. L6-1, a genomic segment contains:
- a CDS encoding DUF3027 domain-containing protein yields MTTDLTELARGALLEITPESTVGNAVGTVDEGDGVVSVLFANRMPGYPGWRWTVSIAQVEGDEPTVLEVELMPGDGSLLAPEWVPWSERLADYRAAQDDEESDDDESDDDDESDDDDESDDDDDFDDESEDDDESDDDEDDESDDDESGEDDDADEAPAPPARTRGRRRTRRVRPVDPDDDLDLDQLDAGETDPGFHRA; encoded by the coding sequence ATGACCACCGACCTCACCGAGCTCGCCCGCGGCGCACTGCTCGAGATCACGCCCGAGTCGACCGTCGGGAACGCCGTCGGCACCGTCGACGAGGGTGACGGCGTCGTGTCCGTCCTCTTCGCGAACCGCATGCCGGGCTACCCGGGGTGGCGGTGGACCGTCAGCATCGCGCAGGTCGAGGGCGACGAGCCGACCGTGCTCGAGGTCGAGCTGATGCCGGGCGACGGGTCGCTCCTCGCGCCGGAGTGGGTGCCGTGGTCCGAGCGACTGGCGGACTACCGGGCGGCGCAGGACGACGAGGAGTCGGACGACGACGAGTCGGACGACGACGACGAGTCGGACGACGACGACGAGTCGGACGACGATGACGACTTCGACGACGAGTCCGAGGACGACGACGAGTCGGACGACGATGAGGACGACGAGTCGGACGACGACGAGTCGGGCGAGGACGACGACGCCGACGAAGCGCCCGCCCCGCCCGCGCGTACCCGTGGCCGCCGCCGGACCCGTCGCGTCCGCCCGGTCGACCCCGACGACGACCTGGACCTCGACCAGCTCGACGCCGGCGAGACGGACCCCGGCTTCCACCGGGCCTGA
- a CDS encoding cold-shock protein — MPTGKVKFYDDQKGFGFISGDDGDQVFLHASSLPDGVVTVKAGTKLEYGVVQGKKGSQALTVRILEAPQSLSKMTRRSADDMAVIVEDLVKELDRISGDLKRGRYPKNGERIATILRHVADQLDA; from the coding sequence ATGCCCACCGGCAAGGTCAAGTTCTACGACGACCAGAAGGGCTTCGGCTTCATCTCCGGAGACGACGGCGACCAGGTCTTCCTGCACGCCTCCTCCCTGCCCGACGGTGTGGTGACGGTGAAGGCCGGGACCAAGCTCGAGTACGGGGTCGTGCAGGGCAAGAAGGGATCGCAGGCGCTGACCGTGCGGATCCTCGAGGCCCCGCAGTCCCTGTCGAAGATGACCCGGCGGTCCGCCGACGACATGGCCGTGATCGTCGAGGACCTCGTGAAGGAACTCGACCGGATCAGCGGCGACCTCAAGCGCGGTCGCTACCCGAAGAACGGTGAGCGCATCGCCACCATCCTGCGACACGTCGCCGACCAGTTGGACGCATAG
- a CDS encoding cold-shock protein, with protein sequence MANGTVKWFNAEKGFGFITVDGGGQDVFVHYSAIDMNGYKVLEEGQAVTFDVGTGSKGPQAESVRPA encoded by the coding sequence ATGGCCAACGGAACCGTGAAGTGGTTCAACGCCGAGAAGGGCTTCGGCTTCATCACCGTGGATGGAGGGGGCCAGGACGTGTTCGTGCACTACTCGGCCATCGACATGAACGGCTACAAGGTCCTCGAGGAGGGCCAGGCAGTGACGTTCGACGTCGGCACCGGGTCGAAGGGCCCGCAGGCCGAGTCGGTCCGTCCCGCCTAG
- a CDS encoding sensor histidine kinase, which yields MHARMSHWWDAISLRTKITGITVLLVALGLLVAGLGTMTVLSTYLMRQLDNQVTTTTSQLEGQNVSDGDEYCKLSVVLAKSAYVAAYDGDAKQICDTPSSSQPDITRVDFPQAAGINGPFSLYDKQHNHEWRAQVIPANLQNLSTGDTETGYVLVAVSSAGTDQTIVQFTVIFLLFGISVILLGAMLTRLLVTATFDPLRNVEDTAARFAAGDFNQRLDADTPNTEVGRLNRSLNTMLERIDDAFEDRQRTIDQMRRFVGDASHELRTPLVSLRGYAELYRMGALRKEEDVAQAMERIEKEAQRMGLLVQDLLQLARIDESKPLELGPVDLVAIARDSALDTMASNPDREIQVLVEDALTGENVPQAVRPVSSFGVAASGADGSEGDGSPNGPTSPSLNTTGPIAFSRQTIARLRARRTRAMSADGKSPTAETTPLPTIVLPKRPPIVLAEENKIRQVITNLMGNAMRFTNHDDPIEIGIGVDDDRGMAHIDVIDHGEGIPPQLREKIFQRFWRADTSRARDTGGSGLGLAIVSGIVHAHHGSVEVFDTPGGGATFRVWLPLLPRDSAPAAPTLS from the coding sequence ATGCACGCGCGAATGAGCCACTGGTGGGACGCGATCTCCCTCCGTACGAAGATCACCGGGATCACCGTCCTCCTGGTCGCGCTGGGCCTGCTCGTCGCCGGCCTCGGCACCATGACGGTGCTGAGCACGTACCTGATGCGTCAGCTCGACAACCAGGTGACGACGACGACCTCGCAGCTCGAGGGGCAGAACGTCAGCGACGGGGACGAGTACTGCAAGCTGTCGGTCGTCCTGGCGAAGAGCGCGTACGTCGCCGCATACGACGGGGATGCCAAGCAGATCTGCGACACCCCTTCGTCGTCGCAGCCCGACATCACCCGCGTGGACTTCCCGCAGGCGGCCGGCATCAACGGCCCGTTCAGCCTGTACGACAAGCAGCACAACCACGAGTGGCGTGCGCAGGTCATCCCGGCGAACCTGCAGAACCTGTCCACCGGTGACACCGAGACCGGGTACGTCCTGGTCGCCGTCTCCAGCGCCGGCACCGACCAGACCATCGTCCAGTTCACCGTCATCTTCCTGCTCTTCGGCATCTCGGTGATCCTGCTCGGTGCGATGCTCACGCGCCTCCTCGTCACCGCCACGTTCGACCCGCTCCGGAACGTCGAGGACACCGCGGCCCGCTTCGCCGCCGGCGACTTCAACCAGCGCCTCGACGCGGACACCCCGAACACCGAGGTCGGGCGGCTCAACCGCTCGCTGAACACGATGCTCGAACGGATCGACGACGCCTTCGAGGACCGTCAACGCACCATCGACCAGATGCGCCGCTTCGTCGGCGACGCGTCGCACGAACTCCGCACCCCCCTCGTCTCGCTCCGCGGGTACGCCGAGCTGTACCGGATGGGTGCGCTCCGCAAGGAAGAGGACGTGGCGCAGGCGATGGAGCGCATCGAGAAGGAGGCGCAGCGCATGGGCCTCCTCGTGCAGGACCTGCTGCAGCTCGCGCGCATCGACGAGTCCAAGCCGCTCGAACTCGGTCCGGTCGACCTGGTCGCCATCGCGCGCGACTCCGCGCTCGACACCATGGCGTCGAACCCCGACCGCGAGATCCAGGTGCTCGTCGAGGACGCCCTGACCGGCGAGAACGTGCCGCAGGCCGTCCGGCCGGTGAGCTCGTTCGGGGTGGCCGCCTCCGGTGCCGACGGTTCCGAGGGCGACGGGTCCCCGAACGGTCCCACCTCGCCGTCGCTGAACACCACCGGTCCGATCGCCTTCTCACGGCAGACGATCGCACGCCTGCGTGCCCGTCGGACCCGGGCGATGAGCGCTGACGGCAAGAGCCCCACGGCCGAGACGACGCCGCTGCCGACGATCGTCCTGCCGAAGCGCCCGCCGATCGTCCTGGCCGAGGAGAACAAGATCCGCCAGGTCATCACGAACCTGATGGGCAACGCCATGCGGTTCACGAACCACGACGACCCGATCGAGATCGGCATCGGCGTGGACGACGACCGCGGCATGGCCCACATCGACGTGATCGACCACGGCGAGGGCATCCCGCCGCAGCTGCGCGAGAAGATCTTCCAGCGCTTCTGGCGTGCCGACACCTCGCGTGCGCGGGACACCGGCGGTTCGGGCCTCGGGCTGGCGATCGTGTCGGGCATCGTGCACGCGCACCACGGGTCCGTCGAGGTGTTCGACACCCCCGGCGGCGGCGCCACCTTCCGCGTGTGGCTCCCCCTGCTTCCCCGCGACTCCGCTCCCGCCGCCCCCACCTTGTCCTGA
- the serC gene encoding phosphoserine transaminase: protein MADIVIPADLLPTDGRFGCGPSKIRGAQLETLVTRGATVLGTSHRQKPVKDLVGSVRQGLADLFQVPDGYEVVLGNGGSTAFWDAAAFGLIERRAENLSFGEFGSKFAKAAAAPWLEAPHVVEAPGGSRAELEIVEGVDVYAYPHNETSTGVMAPVVRAAGDPGALTVVDATSAAGGAAFDVDQTDVYYFAPQKNFASDGGLWLALFSPAAIERVERIAASGRYIPEFLSLKNAVDNSRLDQTLNTPAITTLLLLDDQVRWMNQSGGLAWADGRTKTSSSTLYDWAEASDYATPFVTDPAHRSQVVVTIDLDDAVDAKAVAATLRQNGIVDTEPYRKLGRNQLRVATFTAIDPDDVTKLTRAIDHVVGALAS from the coding sequence ATGGCAGACATCGTCATCCCAGCCGACCTCCTCCCCACCGACGGCCGCTTCGGATGCGGTCCGTCGAAGATCCGCGGAGCGCAGCTCGAGACCCTCGTCACCCGCGGGGCCACCGTCCTCGGCACCTCGCACCGGCAGAAGCCCGTCAAGGACCTGGTCGGCTCCGTCCGGCAGGGCCTCGCCGACCTGTTCCAGGTGCCGGACGGCTACGAGGTCGTCCTCGGCAACGGCGGCTCGACCGCGTTCTGGGACGCCGCGGCCTTCGGTCTCATCGAGCGCCGGGCCGAGAACCTGTCGTTCGGCGAGTTCGGGTCGAAGTTCGCCAAGGCCGCCGCCGCCCCCTGGCTCGAGGCGCCGCACGTGGTCGAGGCCCCGGGCGGTTCCCGCGCCGAGCTCGAGATCGTCGAGGGTGTCGACGTGTACGCCTACCCGCACAACGAGACGTCGACCGGCGTGATGGCCCCGGTCGTCCGGGCCGCGGGCGACCCGGGCGCGCTGACGGTGGTCGACGCCACGAGCGCCGCCGGCGGTGCCGCGTTCGACGTCGACCAGACCGACGTCTACTACTTCGCCCCGCAGAAGAACTTCGCCTCGGACGGTGGGCTCTGGCTCGCGCTGTTCTCCCCCGCAGCGATCGAGCGCGTCGAGCGGATCGCCGCGTCGGGCCGGTACATCCCGGAGTTCCTGTCGCTCAAGAACGCGGTCGACAACTCCCGGTTGGACCAGACGCTGAACACCCCGGCGATCACGACCCTGCTGCTCCTCGACGACCAGGTGCGGTGGATGAACCAGTCCGGCGGGCTCGCGTGGGCGGACGGCCGGACCAAGACCTCGTCGTCGACGCTGTACGACTGGGCCGAGGCGTCCGACTACGCGACACCGTTCGTCACCGACCCGGCGCACCGGTCGCAGGTCGTCGTGACGATCGACCTCGACGATGCGGTCGACGCCAAGGCCGTGGCTGCCACCCTGCGCCAGAACGGCATCGTCGACACCGAGCCGTACCGGAAGCTCGGACGCAACCAGCTCCGTGTCGCGACGTTCACCGCGATCGACCCGGACGACGTGACGAAGCTCACGCGCGCGATCGACCACGTGGTCGGGGCACTCGCGAGCTGA
- a CDS encoding DNA repair helicase XPB yields MNGPLIVQSDRTVLLEVAHPDAEDARHALAVFAELERAPEHVHTYRITRLGLWNARAAGHDAASMTATLERFAKFPVPQSVTVDIEDTVSRYGRLVIRREDPEDAPAIANSPAEALEVQPALVLTASDPAILAEVVRSKRIQPLLGERRSDTAVELQAWARGQVKQELVKIGWPAEDLAGYTPGQPHAIDLDTSDWDLRPYQHDAVDSFFQQGSGVVVLPCGAGKTLVGAGAMATVKATTLILVTNTVSARQWRTELLKRTTLTEDEIGEYSGSVKEIRPVTIATYQILTARRKGEYTHLSLLDALDWGLVVYDEVHLLPAPVFKLTADLQARRRLGLTATLVREDGREGDVFSLIGPKRYDAPWKEIEAQGYISPAECYEVRIDLAHEDRLEYAASSDDERYRLAATSPAKTPVVRDLIAKHRGEQILVIGQYIDQLDELAASLDAAEITGATPVDERERLYQAFRTGEIDVLVVSKVANFSVDLPDATVAIQVSGSFGSRQEEAQRLGRLLRPNKDGVPASFYTLVTRDTVDQDFAQNRQRFLAEQGYSYTILDADQVAPTHA; encoded by the coding sequence ATGAACGGACCGCTGATCGTGCAGAGTGACCGCACCGTCCTGCTCGAGGTCGCGCACCCCGACGCAGAGGACGCCCGCCACGCGCTCGCGGTCTTCGCGGAGCTCGAACGGGCGCCCGAACACGTGCACACGTACCGCATCACCCGCCTCGGGCTCTGGAACGCGCGAGCCGCGGGGCACGACGCCGCGTCGATGACCGCCACGCTCGAACGCTTCGCCAAGTTCCCCGTCCCGCAGAGCGTCACGGTCGACATCGAGGACACCGTGTCCCGCTACGGCCGTCTCGTCATCCGGCGCGAGGACCCCGAGGACGCCCCGGCGATCGCGAACTCCCCGGCCGAAGCGCTCGAGGTGCAGCCGGCGCTGGTGCTCACCGCGTCGGACCCCGCGATCCTGGCCGAGGTCGTCCGGTCGAAGCGCATCCAACCCCTGCTCGGCGAGCGCCGCTCCGACACCGCGGTCGAGCTGCAGGCGTGGGCGCGCGGGCAGGTCAAGCAGGAGCTCGTGAAGATCGGCTGGCCGGCCGAGGACCTCGCCGGGTACACGCCCGGGCAGCCGCACGCCATCGACCTCGACACCTCCGACTGGGACCTGCGGCCGTACCAGCACGACGCGGTCGACAGCTTCTTCCAGCAGGGCTCCGGCGTGGTCGTGCTGCCCTGTGGCGCCGGCAAGACGCTCGTCGGCGCCGGGGCGATGGCGACGGTCAAGGCGACCACGCTCATCCTCGTCACCAACACGGTCTCCGCCCGACAGTGGCGCACCGAGCTGCTCAAGCGGACGACCCTGACCGAGGACGAGATCGGGGAGTACTCCGGCAGCGTCAAGGAGATCCGACCGGTCACGATCGCGACGTACCAGATCCTCACGGCCCGGCGGAAGGGCGAGTACACACACCTGTCCCTCCTCGACGCCCTCGACTGGGGTCTCGTGGTCTACGACGAGGTCCACCTGCTGCCGGCTCCGGTCTTCAAGCTGACGGCGGACCTGCAGGCACGCCGCCGCCTCGGGCTCACCGCCACGCTCGTGCGCGAGGACGGGCGGGAGGGCGACGTCTTCTCGCTCATCGGCCCGAAGCGCTACGACGCCCCGTGGAAGGAGATCGAGGCGCAGGGCTACATCTCCCCGGCCGAGTGCTACGAGGTCCGGATCGACCTCGCACACGAGGACCGGCTCGAGTACGCGGCCTCGAGCGACGACGAGCGGTACCGGCTGGCGGCGACCTCGCCCGCCAAGACGCCCGTCGTCCGTGACCTCATCGCGAAGCACCGCGGCGAGCAGATCCTGGTGATCGGCCAGTACATCGACCAGCTCGACGAACTCGCGGCCTCGCTCGACGCGGCCGAGATCACCGGGGCGACGCCGGTCGACGAGCGCGAACGGCTCTACCAGGCGTTCCGCACCGGGGAGATCGACGTGCTCGTGGTCTCGAAGGTCGCGAACTTCTCGGTCGACCTGCCCGACGCGACCGTGGCGATCCAGGTGTCCGGCTCGTTCGGCTCCCGGCAGGAAGAGGCCCAGCGGCTCGGGCGGTTGCTCCGGCCGAACAAGGACGGCGTCCCGGCGTCGTTCTACACACTCGTCACGCGGGACACCGTCGACCAGGACTTCGCGCAGAACCGGCAGCGGTTCCTCGCCGAGCAGGGGTACTCGTACACGATCCTCGACGCCGACCAGGTGGCTCCGACCCACGCGTGA
- a CDS encoding response regulator transcription factor yields the protein MTDGPKILIVDDEPNIRDLLTTSLRFAGFAVRAVGNGAQAISAVLEEEPDLIILDVMLPDMNGFGVTKRLRSSGYTSPILFLTAKDDTEDKITGLTVGGDDYVTKPFSLDEIVARIKAILRRTMNDEEDAIIRAGELTMDQDTHEVTIGDAQIELSPTEFKLLRYLMLNPNRVLSKAQILDHVWEYDFNGDAGIVESYISYLRRKLDQYSAEPIIQTKRGFGYMLKASKAS from the coding sequence ATGACCGACGGACCCAAGATCCTCATCGTCGACGACGAGCCGAACATCCGCGATCTCCTCACGACCTCGCTGCGCTTCGCCGGATTCGCGGTGCGTGCGGTCGGCAACGGGGCACAGGCGATCTCCGCCGTGCTCGAGGAGGAACCGGACCTCATCATCCTCGACGTCATGCTCCCCGACATGAACGGCTTCGGCGTGACCAAGCGCCTCCGCTCGTCGGGCTACACCTCGCCGATCCTCTTCCTCACGGCGAAGGACGACACCGAGGACAAGATCACCGGCCTCACGGTCGGTGGCGACGACTACGTCACCAAGCCGTTCTCGCTCGACGAGATCGTCGCCCGCATCAAGGCGATCCTGCGTCGCACGATGAACGACGAGGAAGACGCGATCATCCGCGCCGGCGAGCTCACGATGGACCAGGACACGCACGAGGTCACCATCGGGGACGCGCAGATCGAGCTCTCCCCCACCGAGTTCAAGCTGCTGCGCTACCTGATGCTCAACCCGAACCGCGTGCTGTCGAAGGCGCAGATCCTCGACCACGTCTGGGAGTACGACTTCAACGGGGACGCCGGCATCGTCGAGTCCTACATCTCGTACCTCCGTCGCAAGCTCGACCAGTACTCGGCCGAGCCGATCATCCAGACCAAGCGCGGCTTCGGCTACATGCTCAAGGCGTCCAAGGCCTCCTGA
- the groL gene encoding chaperonin GroEL (60 kDa chaperone family; promotes refolding of misfolded polypeptides especially under stressful conditions; forms two stacked rings of heptamers to form a barrel-shaped 14mer; ends can be capped by GroES; misfolded proteins enter the barrel where they are refolded when GroES binds), translating to MAKIIAFNEEARRGLERGLNQLADAVKVTLGPRGRNVVLEKKWGAPTITNDGVSIAKEIELDDPYEKIGAELVKEVAKKTDDVAGDGTTTATVLAQALVREGLRNVAAGADPISLKRGIEKAVKAVSEQLLADAKEIETKDQIAATASISAADPTIGELIAEAIDKVGKEGVVTVEESNTFGTELELTEGMRFDKGYLSQYFVTDPERQEAVFEDAYILIVNSKISNIKDLLPVVDKVIQAGKQLLIIAEDVDGEALATLVVNKIRGIFKSVAVKAPGFGDRRKAMLQDIAILTGGQVISEEVGLKLENATLDLLGRARKVVITKDETTIVEGAGDAEQIAGRVRQIRSEIDATDSDYDREKLQERLAKLAGGVAVIKAGAATEVELKERKHRIEDAVRNAKAAVEEGIVAGGGVALIQAGKVALDSLTLEGDEATGANIVRVAIDAPLKQIALNAGLEPGVVAAKVRELESGWGLNAATGEYVDLIATGIIDPAKVTRSALQNAASIAGLFLTTEAVVADKPEKTPAMPAGDPTGGMDF from the coding sequence ATGGCAAAGATCATTGCTTTCAACGAAGAGGCCCGACGCGGCCTCGAGCGCGGCCTCAACCAGCTGGCCGACGCCGTGAAGGTGACGCTCGGCCCGCGCGGCCGCAACGTCGTCCTCGAGAAGAAGTGGGGCGCCCCCACGATCACGAACGACGGTGTCTCCATCGCCAAGGAGATCGAGCTCGACGACCCGTACGAGAAGATCGGTGCGGAGCTCGTCAAGGAGGTCGCCAAGAAGACCGACGACGTCGCCGGTGACGGTACGACCACCGCGACCGTGCTCGCCCAGGCGCTCGTCCGCGAGGGCCTCCGCAACGTCGCCGCCGGCGCCGACCCCATCTCCCTCAAGCGCGGCATCGAGAAGGCCGTCAAGGCCGTCTCCGAGCAGCTGCTCGCCGACGCCAAGGAGATCGAGACCAAGGACCAGATCGCCGCGACTGCGTCGATCTCGGCCGCTGACCCGACCATCGGCGAGCTCATCGCCGAGGCGATCGACAAGGTCGGCAAGGAAGGTGTCGTCACCGTCGAGGAGTCGAACACCTTCGGCACCGAGCTCGAGCTGACCGAGGGCATGCGCTTCGACAAGGGCTACCTGTCGCAGTACTTCGTCACCGACCCCGAGCGTCAGGAAGCCGTCTTCGAGGACGCCTACATCCTGATCGTCAACTCGAAGATCTCGAACATCAAGGACCTCCTGCCGGTCGTCGACAAGGTGATCCAGGCGGGCAAGCAGCTCCTGATCATCGCCGAGGACGTCGACGGCGAGGCCCTGGCCACGCTCGTCGTGAACAAGATCCGCGGCATCTTCAAGTCCGTCGCCGTTAAGGCCCCGGGCTTCGGCGACCGCCGCAAGGCCATGCTGCAGGACATCGCGATCCTCACCGGCGGCCAGGTCATCTCGGAAGAGGTCGGCCTCAAGCTCGAGAACGCGACGCTCGACCTCCTCGGTCGTGCCCGCAAGGTCGTCATCACCAAGGACGAGACCACGATCGTCGAGGGTGCCGGCGACGCCGAGCAGATCGCCGGCCGTGTCCGCCAGATCCGCTCCGAGATCGACGCGACCGACTCCGACTACGACCGCGAGAAGCTCCAGGAGCGCCTCGCGAAGCTCGCCGGTGGCGTCGCCGTCATCAAGGCGGGTGCCGCGACCGAGGTCGAGCTCAAGGAGCGCAAGCACCGCATCGAGGACGCCGTCCGCAACGCGAAGGCTGCCGTCGAAGAGGGCATCGTCGCCGGTGGTGGCGTCGCCCTCATCCAGGCCGGCAAGGTCGCGCTCGACTCGCTCACCCTCGAGGGTGACGAGGCGACCGGCGCGAACATCGTCCGCGTCGCGATCGACGCCCCGCTCAAGCAGATCGCGCTGAACGCCGGTCTCGAGCCGGGTGTCGTGGCTGCCAAGGTCCGCGAGCTCGAGTCCGGTTGGGGCCTCAACGCCGCGACCGGCGAGTACGTCGACCTGATCGCCACCGGCATCATCGACCCCGCCAAGGTCACGCGTTCGGCGCTGCAGAACGCTGCGTCGATCGCCGGTCTGTTCCTCACGACCGAGGCCGTCGTCGCCGACAAGCCGGAGAAGACCCCGGCCATGCCGGCCGGCGACCCCACGGGTGGCATGGACTTCTAG
- a CDS encoding multidrug ABC transporter ATPase: protein MAKPTPSTRDSRTAAEPLATFNRTERTLAFMVGGIVLLILTCFIIMITGWLTLPRIPGDGIWPVALGVVYFGPPIAFVLMLTLLAITWTRKARQHRTEAR from the coding sequence ATGGCCAAGCCGACCCCATCCACCAGGGACTCCCGCACTGCTGCGGAACCCCTGGCGACGTTCAATCGTACCGAACGCACGCTCGCGTTCATGGTCGGTGGGATCGTCCTGCTCATCCTGACGTGCTTCATCATCATGATCACCGGGTGGTTGACCCTGCCGCGGATCCCCGGCGACGGCATCTGGCCCGTCGCGCTCGGGGTCGTCTACTTCGGCCCGCCGATCGCCTTCGTGCTCATGCTGACGCTCCTGGCGATCACGTGGACCCGCAAGGCCCGGCAGCACCGCACAGAGGCGCGCTGA
- a CDS encoding helicase-associated domain-containing protein, translating to MTTTTDLAARLRELPDDALERLVLARSLPTAALGESGPQHIADFFDLAEALRTDDAVDAAIERLPRRALLALRTGGPVADLAPAVALGLVDESGAVDDAVASRLAARPDVVPDEPGGPAPDRPVATDRQDPADDDERARATGAEHAFETLTVLAELLRAADAGAVRELAKGGIGAPLARQLAERTGADAAVVPDRLVLLDRVGAAHPEDGSWKVSDHGHTWLRSSWPDRWATLVHDWREGLDPAVVEVLGLAGDELTDVVALGRWAYPAGARWLDAVLLEAAGTARVLGLAVDGRLTSTGRALLGDDPDAARSAAAADLPGTVDGVYLQPDLTVIAPGPLAPADDDDLRAVADLEAPGLAARYRVSEDSLRRALRDGRTRDEVLALFTRLGATEVPQPLTYLIDQVATRDGSVVVGRGEGDLGSVLHGTPEQLDLIGVDAELRQLAWERPDLTTLVTKYPPHVVASALEDQRYPAVLAADARPETRSGPPVRRRTPSRSPEQAARALVERLRLTTERGDAEPEQEWMARQIDMAVRGRTPIRVTVRMPDGSERPFSIVPTSMAAGRVRGKDTAVDVERTLPLSLVVGIESDA from the coding sequence ATGACGACCACGACGGACCTCGCTGCGCGTCTGCGCGAGCTCCCCGACGACGCGCTCGAGCGACTCGTGCTCGCGCGCTCCCTGCCCACCGCAGCACTCGGCGAGTCCGGGCCGCAGCACATCGCGGACTTCTTCGACCTCGCCGAGGCGCTGCGCACCGACGACGCCGTCGACGCCGCCATCGAGCGGCTGCCGCGTCGCGCGCTCCTCGCCCTGCGGACCGGTGGTCCCGTCGCGGACCTCGCCCCGGCCGTCGCGCTGGGACTCGTCGACGAGAGCGGCGCGGTCGACGACGCGGTCGCCTCCCGGCTGGCCGCCCGCCCCGACGTCGTGCCGGACGAGCCGGGAGGCCCGGCTCCGGACCGCCCCGTCGCCACCGACCGGCAGGACCCGGCCGACGACGACGAGCGCGCCCGCGCGACCGGCGCCGAGCACGCCTTCGAGACGCTCACGGTCCTGGCGGAGCTCCTCCGCGCTGCCGACGCCGGTGCGGTGCGGGAACTCGCCAAGGGCGGGATCGGCGCGCCGCTCGCCCGACAGCTCGCCGAACGCACCGGTGCCGACGCCGCGGTGGTCCCGGACCGCCTCGTGCTGCTCGACCGCGTCGGCGCCGCGCACCCCGAGGACGGCTCGTGGAAGGTGTCCGACCACGGGCACACCTGGCTCCGCTCGTCGTGGCCGGACCGCTGGGCCACGCTCGTGCACGACTGGCGGGAGGGGCTCGACCCGGCCGTCGTCGAGGTCCTCGGCCTCGCAGGCGACGAGCTCACCGACGTCGTCGCGCTCGGCCGCTGGGCGTACCCGGCGGGTGCGCGCTGGCTCGACGCCGTCCTGCTGGAGGCCGCCGGGACCGCCCGGGTCCTCGGGCTCGCCGTCGACGGTCGGCTGACCTCCACCGGTCGGGCGCTGCTCGGGGACGACCCGGACGCCGCGCGCTCCGCCGCTGCCGCCGACCTGCCGGGCACGGTGGACGGGGTCTACCTGCAGCCCGACCTGACCGTCATCGCCCCGGGGCCGCTCGCACCGGCGGACGACGACGACCTCCGCGCCGTGGCCGACCTCGAGGCACCGGGACTCGCGGCCCGCTACCGGGTGTCCGAGGACTCGCTCCGCCGGGCGCTCCGGGACGGTCGCACCCGCGACGAGGTGCTCGCGCTCTTCACCCGACTGGGCGCGACCGAGGTCCCGCAGCCCCTCACCTACCTCATCGACCAGGTGGCCACCCGCGACGGCAGCGTCGTGGTGGGCCGTGGCGAGGGCGACCTCGGCTCGGTGCTGCACGGGACGCCCGAGCAGCTCGACCTGATCGGGGTGGACGCGGAACTCCGGCAGCTGGCGTGGGAACGGCCGGACCTCACCACGCTCGTCACGAAGTACCCGCCGCACGTCGTGGCGAGCGCACTCGAGGACCAGCGCTACCCGGCCGTGCTCGCAGCCGACGCCCGCCCGGAGACGCGATCCGGGCCTCCCGTCCGACGGCGCACGCCGAGCCGGTCGCCGGAGCAGGCGGCGCGGGCACTCGTGGAGCGCCTCCGGCTGACGACGGAGCGCGGCGACGCCGAGCCGGAGCAGGAGTGGATGGCGCGGCAGATCGACATGGCCGTCCGCGGGCGGACGCCGATCCGCGTCACCGTCCGCATGCCGGACGGCTCGGAGCGGCCGTTCTCGATCGTGCCGACCTCGATGGCGGCCGGCCGCGTGCGGGGCAAGGACACCGCGGTGGACGTCGAACGGACGCTCCCGCTGTCCCTCGTCGTCGGCATCGAGAGCGACGCGTGA